ACCTCGAGTTCCTCACCCACTCGATGCGCGGCATCGGCGCCCGCGACGCGGGCGGAGGCGCGTACCACGCGATCATCGGGACGCTGGAGCAGGTCCTGCTCGCCTCGCTCATCTCCGTCCCCATCGGCCTGTTCACCGCGATCTACCTGGTCGAGTACGGCAACGGCGGCCGGCTCAGCCGCTCGATCAGCTTCTTCGTGGACGTCATGACCGGCGTCCCCTCGGTGGTCGCCGGCCTGTTCGTCTTCGCGTTCTGGATCCTCGTCCTCGGCTTCCAGTTCTCCGGCTGGGCGGGCGCGCTCGCGCTGTCGATCCTGATGATGCCGACGGTGGTCAGATCGGCCGAGGAGATGCTCCGGCTGGTGCCCAACGACCTGCGCGAGGCCTCGTACGCGCTGGGCGTGGCCAAGTGGCGCACGATCCTGAAGGTCGTGCTGCCGACGGCGTTCACCGGCATCGTCACCGGCGTGATGCTGGCCGTGGCCAGGGTCGCCGGCGAGACCGCGCCGCTGCTGATGACGGTGTTCTTCACCAACTCCATCAACAACGATCCGTTCACCGGACCGCAGATGGGCCTGCCGCTCTTCGTCTTCGACCAGGCGGCCCGGCCCAACGACACCGCCATCGACCGGGCGTGGACCGGCGCCCTCACGCTCATCCTGATCGTCATGCTGCTCAACCTGGTGGCGCGTCTGATTGCCTGGTGGCGCGCGCCCGCCAGGGGCCGATAGGGGGTTATCGACGCAATGTCCAAGCAGATCCAGGTCTCGGGTCTCGACGCGTACTACGGGTCGCACAAGGCGATCGAGGACGTGTCCATGACCATCGAGCCCCGCTCGATCACCGCGTTCATCGGCCCGTCCGGATGCGGCAAGTCGACGTTCCTCCGCACGCTCAACCGCATGCACGAGGTCATCCCCGGCGCCCGCGTCGAGGGCAAGGTCCTGCTCGACGGCGAGGACCTGTACGCCCCCACCGTCGCACCCGTCTCGGTGCGCCGGATGATCGGCATGGTATTCCAGCGCCCCAACCCGTTCCCCACGAT
The Nonomuraea helvata genome window above contains:
- the pstA gene encoding phosphate ABC transporter permease PstA; the encoded protein is MTGIQHISTGRRIKDKFVQGLVYLAFALAVVPLVSVLWLVISNGLARFDLEFLTHSMRGIGARDAGGGAYHAIIGTLEQVLLASLISVPIGLFTAIYLVEYGNGGRLSRSISFFVDVMTGVPSVVAGLFVFAFWILVLGFQFSGWAGALALSILMMPTVVRSAEEMLRLVPNDLREASYALGVAKWRTILKVVLPTAFTGIVTGVMLAVARVAGETAPLLMTVFFTNSINNDPFTGPQMGLPLFVFDQAARPNDTAIDRAWTGALTLILIVMLLNLVARLIAWWRAPARGR